One genomic segment of Planctomycetota bacterium includes these proteins:
- a CDS encoding Rieske 2Fe-2S domain-containing protein: MSDEIPLAPLPDKPATKYSTPQAPETPPRRGFFSGAASIAIGALIGVVPTAAGLATLFDPLRRKGSGAKLLRVASLDTLPTSGEPRAFPILADYVDAWNRLPNQPIGTVYLRRLPGTDKVEAFNATCPHAGCMVSFKPERNQFQCPCHTSAFEADGSRVMPCVSPRDLDGLKCEVRKEEGQPVVYVAFENFYSGMHEKKAKA, encoded by the coding sequence ATGAGTGACGAAATTCCGCTGGCCCCGTTGCCCGACAAGCCAGCCACCAAGTATTCGACCCCCCAGGCCCCGGAAACTCCGCCGCGGCGCGGCTTCTTTAGCGGGGCGGCCTCGATCGCCATCGGCGCGTTGATCGGCGTGGTGCCGACGGCGGCCGGGTTGGCCACGCTGTTCGATCCGCTCAGACGGAAGGGGAGCGGAGCGAAGCTGCTGCGCGTCGCCTCGCTCGACACCTTGCCCACCAGCGGCGAGCCGCGGGCGTTTCCGATCTTGGCCGATTACGTCGACGCCTGGAACCGGCTGCCGAACCAGCCGATCGGGACGGTTTATCTGCGCCGCTTGCCGGGAACCGACAAGGTCGAGGCATTCAACGCCACCTGTCCGCACGCCGGATGCATGGTCTCGTTCAAGCCCGAGCGCAATCAGTTCCAGTGTCCGTGTCATACCAGCGCGTTTGAAGCCGATGGCAGCCGCGTGATGCCGTGCGTCTCGCCGCGCGACCTGGACGGCTTGAAGTGCGAAGTGCGCAAGGAAGAGGGACAACCGGTGGTGTACGTCGCGTTTGAGAACTTCTACTCGGGCATGCACGAAAAGAAGGCCAAAGCATGA
- a CDS encoding cytochrome b N-terminal domain-containing protein has protein sequence MRALLDWLDDRTGIRELLHEALYERIPGHARWRYVWGSTLVFAFTVQLITGVFLWMSYSPSSQTAWESVYYIQNEMWGGWLLRGIHHFMAQAMIVLLALHLLQVVIDGAYRAPREVNFWLGLILMKIVLGLSLTGYLLPWDQKGYWATRVATNLMSLVPFVGTDIQRVVVGGADYGHHTLTRFFALHAGVLPGLLIFFLVLHIAIFRRHGIHAKDPKKGVETTFWPDQVLKDSVACLAVLLVVLFFVVRPALFGAQVGEHPGHLLGAELGAPADPANQYSAARPEWYFLFLFQFLKYFPGDKEIYGALVIPGLLMLGLALMPIVGRWKLGHRFNVLYILMLLLGAGALTGVAWYDDNMARFETNVPVLATDAKRKESQGYLEAVADAEQQTHRALELASAPSGIPPAGAVSLMRRDPMTEGPRLFARYCASCHSHTNPQGVGIKAPESSAPNLYGFASRQWIARVLDPAHVGGPEMFGNTKHKEGDMVTFVRDTLAKEDKAQVAKVVAALSAEAALPEQAAADKRDAAQITEGRELVAKLSCTDCHKYNDEGSLGTAPDLTDYGSEEWLTEFISNPAHERFYGDRNDRMPAFADGDEPTRHTIWAHDLRLLVMWLRGDWYRAEGK, from the coding sequence ATGAGAGCGCTGCTTGACTGGTTGGACGATCGAACCGGCATTCGCGAGCTGCTGCACGAGGCGCTGTACGAGCGCATTCCCGGGCACGCGCGGTGGCGCTACGTGTGGGGGAGCACGCTGGTGTTCGCCTTCACCGTGCAGTTGATCACCGGCGTGTTCTTGTGGATGAGCTACAGCCCCAGCAGCCAGACTGCCTGGGAAAGCGTCTATTACATCCAAAACGAGATGTGGGGAGGCTGGCTGCTGCGCGGCATTCACCACTTCATGGCCCAAGCCATGATCGTGCTGCTGGCGTTGCACTTGCTGCAAGTGGTCATCGACGGCGCGTATCGCGCCCCGCGAGAGGTGAACTTCTGGCTCGGCTTGATCCTGATGAAGATCGTGCTCGGGCTGTCGCTGACCGGCTACCTGCTGCCCTGGGATCAGAAGGGTTACTGGGCCACCCGCGTGGCGACCAACCTGATGAGCCTGGTCCCGTTTGTCGGCACCGATATTCAGCGCGTGGTCGTCGGCGGGGCCGACTATGGGCACCATACGCTGACGCGGTTCTTTGCGCTGCACGCGGGCGTGCTGCCCGGGTTGCTGATTTTCTTCCTGGTGCTGCACATCGCGATCTTCCGCCGGCACGGCATTCACGCCAAGGATCCCAAGAAGGGGGTCGAGACGACGTTCTGGCCCGACCAGGTGTTGAAGGACTCGGTGGCGTGTCTGGCGGTGCTGCTGGTGGTGCTGTTCTTCGTGGTCCGACCGGCGCTGTTCGGCGCGCAGGTCGGCGAGCACCCGGGACACTTGCTGGGGGCCGAGTTGGGCGCGCCGGCCGATCCGGCAAACCAGTACTCGGCGGCGCGACCGGAGTGGTACTTCCTGTTCCTGTTTCAGTTCTTGAAGTACTTCCCGGGGGATAAAGAGATTTACGGCGCGCTGGTGATCCCGGGGCTGCTGATGCTGGGCCTGGCGCTGATGCCGATTGTCGGTCGTTGGAAGCTGGGGCATCGGTTCAACGTGCTGTACATCCTGATGCTGCTGCTCGGCGCTGGCGCGCTGACCGGCGTGGCCTGGTACGACGACAATATGGCTCGGTTCGAAACCAACGTGCCGGTGCTGGCCACGGACGCGAAGCGCAAGGAATCGCAAGGCTACCTCGAAGCGGTGGCTGACGCCGAGCAACAGACGCACCGCGCGCTCGAGTTGGCCTCGGCGCCGTCGGGCATTCCGCCGGCCGGCGCGGTCTCGCTGATGCGCAGAGACCCCATGACCGAAGGGCCGCGGCTGTTCGCGCGCTATTGCGCCAGTTGCCACAGCCACACGAACCCGCAAGGCGTCGGCATCAAGGCGCCCGAGTCGTCGGCGCCGAACCTGTATGGCTTTGCCAGCCGGCAATGGATCGCTCGGGTGCTCGACCCGGCGCACGTGGGCGGCCCGGAAATGTTTGGCAACACCAAGCACAAGGAAGGGGACATGGTGACCTTCGTCCGCGACACGTTGGCCAAGGAAGACAAAGCGCAAGTCGCCAAGGTCGTGGCCGCCCTGTCGGCCGAAGCGGCGCTGCCCGAGCAGGCCGCGGCGGACAAGCGCGACGCTGCCCAGATCACCGAGGGGCGCGAGCTGGTGGCCAAGCTGAGTTGCACTGACTGTCACAAGTACAACGACGAAGGGTCGCTAGGGACCGCTCCCGATCTGACCGATTACGGGTCCGAAGAGTGGCTGACGGAGTTCATCTCGAACCCGGCCCACGAGCGGTTCTACGGCGACCGGAACGACCGGATGCCGGCCTTTGCCGACGGGGACGAGCCGACGCGGCACACGATCTGGGCCCACGACTTGCGGCTGTTGGTGATGTGGCTGCGCGGGGACTGGTACCGGGCCGAGGGCAAATGA